Proteins encoded within one genomic window of Methanosarcina barkeri str. Wiesmoor:
- a CDS encoding GNAT family N-acetyltransferase, with protein sequence MKDIITNLFIRKWVQIEKKNVVSVEDSMLPEIIRIQAEGFGTKSRNGVRRYSKRMKKIFYVTKSYDQVVGYCIYYLKPVLSLKGFMKKSVIYSISIDKNFRRKHYGENLLRESIKEMRLNGISSIFLYVNAKNLPAIRLYEKMGFRKIKEIKDICGLKETCYEMELRIL encoded by the coding sequence ATGAAGGATATAATAACTAATCTATTTATAAGAAAATGGGTACAGATCGAGAAAAAAAACGTTGTATCCGTAGAAGATTCCATGCTTCCTGAAATTATCAGAATTCAGGCTGAAGGTTTTGGAACTAAAAGCCGGAATGGTGTTAGACGATATTCGAAAAGAATGAAAAAGATCTTTTATGTGACAAAAAGCTATGATCAGGTTGTGGGTTACTGCATATATTATTTGAAGCCTGTTCTGTCTCTAAAAGGTTTTATGAAAAAATCCGTAATTTATTCAATTTCAATAGATAAGAATTTTAGAAGAAAACATTATGGAGAGAATTTATTAAGAGAAAGCATTAAAGAAATGAGGTTAAATGGAATATCTTCGATTTTCTTATATGTAAATGCGAAAAACCTTCCTGCCATAAGGTTGTATGAAAAAATGGGCTTCAGGAAAATTAAAGAAATAAAAGACATATGTGGCTTGAAAGAGACGTGTTATGAAATGGAATTAAGAATTCTTTAA
- the nikR gene encoding nickel-responsive transcriptional regulator NikR: MERKLMRIGVSIPGELLDKFDKTLVKRGYSSRSEGIRDAIRTYNQHYEWMQQIKGKRAATISIVYDCSKKGVSSTLASIQHEYLDLINSSVHFHIEPNLCFEVIILQGEGEKIIELTEKILSLKGVKHSRLTTVPEEKIEK; encoded by the coding sequence TGAGAATAGGGGTTTCCATACCAGGGGAACTTCTGGACAAATTTGATAAAACTCTTGTGAAGAGAGGATATTCCTCTCGATCCGAAGGAATAAGGGATGCCATAAGGACATATAACCAGCATTATGAATGGATGCAGCAGATCAAGGGCAAAAGAGCTGCAACGATTTCTATAGTATATGATTGCTCAAAAAAAGGGGTATCGAGCACCCTGGCAAGTATTCAGCACGAATACCTGGATCTGATAAATTCCTCAGTGCACTTCCATATTGAGCCAAATTTGTGTTTTGAGGTAATAATTCTGCAGGGAGAAGGGGAGAAAATAATAGAGCTGACTGAAAAAATTCTGAGTTTAAAGGGAGTCAAGCACTCCAGGTTAACAACTGTTCCAGAAGAGAAGATTGAAAAGTGA